One genomic region from Streptomyces sp. Li-HN-5-11 encodes:
- a CDS encoding glycoside hydrolase family 31 protein, which produces MDGRDLVRSVKAVGSAGAAQGVRTVRAAWRRRRADARGLPPRGAERARVPGLVRDVEPGPGGGVVRFSRSELRIVVAVNGAVFWGWDGAGPEPSYALAGRCPEPDPRAVLEPDKDGGWRVVAERVTVAVSRHGAVEVCTPGGVPLRRDLPPRWWEPAGGGAARWMQRSEVAADARFFGLGGRPSGPRLRDGTYRLWNTDPGRPFGPDEDPLYITMPVQLVVADAGTHLVFHDNSWDGAVTLREGEEGAGSGHDRAGTSELRMDGGPLRCWVIVGSPARVAHAWASLTGPAAVPPAWALGHHHARWGFGSEQEVRRIVTGYQERGLHLDAVHLDIDHYDAHQVFTVDEDRFPKLPVLAEELRRDGIRLVSIVDPAVTAAPGTAVHDDGTAEDAFVRDASGSVVRGVVWPGEAVFPDFTHPRVRQWWGGLYEERLAQGFAGFWHDMNEPTSFAAFGETTLPRSARHALEGRGGDHREAHNVYALCMARSGYEGLRELVPKERPFVFSRSGWAGMQRYGGTWSGDVATGWPGLRASLSLVLGLGLCGVPYSGPDVGGFDGSPSPELYLRWFQLGAYLPLFRTHASLRAGRREPWEFGPEVLEHARVALVERRRLLPYFVTLAHLARRTGAPYVRPLWWSAPEDRALRDCQDAFLLGDSLLVAPVLGPGADRRAVRLPRGRWYDTATGRAYEGPAQVLVDAPLARIPVLARAGAVVPVRGADGGTELEVWAPARGRSGGGLVVPDAGDGWEEPEIERYVARWKGRRVVVEREGEDGLSAPSRPVRVRGLDEG; this is translated from the coding sequence ATGGACGGTCGTGACCTGGTGCGTTCGGTGAAGGCGGTCGGTTCGGCGGGGGCGGCCCAGGGGGTACGCACCGTGCGGGCCGCTTGGCGCAGGCGGCGCGCCGACGCCAGGGGCCTTCCTCCGCGGGGTGCCGAGCGGGCGCGCGTGCCCGGTCTGGTGCGGGACGTGGAGCCCGGGCCGGGGGGCGGTGTCGTGCGATTCAGCCGCTCGGAACTACGCATCGTCGTCGCCGTGAACGGGGCCGTCTTCTGGGGCTGGGACGGTGCGGGGCCCGAGCCGTCGTACGCGCTGGCCGGACGCTGCCCGGAGCCTGACCCCCGGGCGGTGCTGGAGCCGGACAAGGACGGTGGCTGGCGCGTCGTGGCCGAGCGGGTCACTGTGGCCGTCTCGCGGCACGGCGCGGTAGAGGTGTGCACACCGGGCGGTGTGCCGTTGCGGCGCGACCTGCCGCCTCGGTGGTGGGAGCCGGCCGGCGGTGGCGCGGCGCGCTGGATGCAGCGGTCGGAGGTGGCGGCCGACGCGCGGTTCTTCGGCCTGGGCGGGCGGCCGTCGGGGCCCCGGCTGCGCGACGGCACCTACCGTCTGTGGAACACCGACCCCGGTCGCCCCTTCGGGCCCGACGAGGACCCTCTGTACATCACCATGCCCGTCCAGTTGGTCGTGGCCGACGCGGGTACGCATCTGGTGTTCCACGACAACTCCTGGGACGGCGCTGTCACGCTGCGGGAGGGGGAGGAGGGCGCCGGTTCGGGCCACGACCGCGCCGGGACGAGCGAACTCAGGATGGACGGGGGCCCGCTGCGCTGCTGGGTGATCGTCGGCAGCCCCGCGCGCGTGGCACACGCCTGGGCCTCACTCACCGGGCCGGCCGCAGTGCCGCCCGCGTGGGCTCTGGGCCACCATCACGCTCGATGGGGGTTCGGCAGCGAGCAGGAGGTGCGGCGGATCGTCACGGGCTACCAGGAGCGCGGCCTGCACCTGGACGCGGTGCACCTGGACATCGACCACTACGACGCACACCAGGTCTTCACCGTCGACGAGGACCGCTTTCCGAAGCTTCCGGTGCTCGCCGAGGAACTGCGGCGTGACGGGATCCGGCTGGTGTCGATCGTGGACCCTGCGGTCACCGCCGCACCGGGCACCGCGGTCCATGACGACGGAACGGCCGAGGACGCCTTCGTGCGGGATGCCTCGGGGAGCGTCGTGCGGGGCGTCGTGTGGCCGGGCGAGGCCGTGTTCCCGGACTTCACGCACCCCCGCGTGCGTCAGTGGTGGGGCGGGCTGTACGAGGAGCGGCTGGCCCAGGGGTTCGCGGGTTTCTGGCACGACATGAACGAGCCGACGTCCTTCGCGGCTTTCGGCGAGACGACGCTGCCTCGGTCGGCCCGCCATGCTCTGGAGGGCCGTGGCGGCGACCATCGCGAGGCGCACAACGTGTACGCGCTGTGCATGGCCAGGAGCGGGTACGAGGGACTGCGTGAGCTTGTCCCCAAGGAACGGCCGTTCGTCTTCTCGCGCTCGGGGTGGGCCGGAATGCAGCGCTATGGCGGTACGTGGTCGGGAGACGTGGCCACCGGCTGGCCGGGGCTGCGCGCGTCGCTGTCGCTGGTACTGGGGCTCGGCCTGTGCGGAGTGCCGTACTCGGGACCGGACGTGGGCGGGTTCGACGGCAGTCCCTCGCCGGAGCTGTATCTGCGCTGGTTCCAGCTCGGAGCGTATCTGCCGCTCTTCCGGACGCATGCGAGTCTGCGGGCGGGGCGGCGGGAGCCCTGGGAGTTCGGGCCGGAGGTGCTGGAGCACGCGCGCGTGGCGCTCGTCGAGCGTCGGCGTCTGCTGCCGTACTTCGTGACGCTGGCCCATCTGGCGCGGCGCACGGGGGCTCCGTATGTGCGGCCGCTGTGGTGGAGTGCGCCGGAGGACCGTGCCCTGCGGGACTGCCAGGACGCCTTCCTGCTCGGCGACAGTCTCCTGGTGGCGCCGGTGCTCGGTCCGGGTGCGGACCGGCGGGCGGTGCGTTTGCCGCGTGGCCGCTGGTACGACACGGCGACGGGGCGTGCGTACGAGGGGCCGGCGCAGGTGCTGGTCGACGCTCCCTTGGCGCGGATTCCCGTGCTCGCGCGCGCGGGCGCGGTGGTCCCCGTTCGGGGGGCCGACGGTGGAACGGAGCTGGAGGTGTGGGCGCCCGCGCGCGGCCGGAGCGGGGGCGGCCTGGTGGTGCCGGACGCGGGCGACGGCTGGGAGGAGCCGGAGATCGAGCGCTATGTCGCCCGCTGGAAGGGCCGGCGGGTGGTCGTCGAACGCGAGGGGGAGGACGGGCTGAGCGCGCCGTCCCGCCCGGTGCGCGTACGGGGGCTGGACGAGGGCTGA
- a CDS encoding lipid-transfer protein yields the protein MTGDVAVLGAGMHPWGKWGRGFVEYGTAAARAALADAGLDWRDVGSVVGADTVRGGYPGHVAGATFAKALGWQGARVTSVYAACASGAQAVATARAQILAGLADVVLVVGADAAPKGFFRPAGGDRPDDPDWLRFRVLGATNPAYFGLYARRRMAVHGDTLEDFARVKVKNAAAGALNPNARYRKRVTAEEVAASAVVADPLRLLDICATSDGGAALVLSSMEFAHERGAARPVRIRAVSTVTPRFPSTVLDLPDIATDSAAAVEPADETFRASIARTAYEEAGMGPEDLSLAEVYDLSTALELQWYEDLGLCGEGEGAKLLREGATALGGRIPVNVSGGLASFGEAVPAQAIAQVCELTWQLRGVAGDRQVAGAAVGITANQGLFGHGSAVVAVR from the coding sequence ATGACGGGGGACGTGGCAGTGCTGGGTGCGGGGATGCACCCGTGGGGGAAGTGGGGGCGCGGCTTTGTCGAGTACGGGACGGCGGCGGCCCGCGCGGCCCTTGCCGACGCCGGGCTGGACTGGCGTGACGTCGGCTCGGTCGTCGGCGCCGACACTGTGCGCGGCGGCTACCCGGGCCATGTGGCGGGGGCGACCTTCGCCAAGGCCCTCGGCTGGCAGGGGGCCCGTGTCACGAGTGTGTACGCGGCGTGCGCGTCGGGGGCGCAGGCCGTGGCCACCGCGCGGGCCCAGATCCTGGCCGGCCTCGCCGACGTGGTGCTCGTCGTGGGCGCGGACGCCGCTCCGAAGGGCTTCTTCCGGCCGGCCGGCGGGGACCGGCCCGACGACCCGGACTGGCTGCGCTTCCGCGTCCTCGGAGCGACCAATCCGGCCTACTTCGGGCTCTACGCGCGGCGGCGGATGGCGGTCCACGGCGACACCCTGGAGGACTTCGCACGGGTCAAGGTGAAGAACGCCGCCGCGGGAGCGCTGAACCCCAACGCGCGCTACCGCAAACGGGTCACCGCGGAAGAGGTCGCCGCCTCCGCGGTGGTCGCCGATCCGCTACGGCTGCTGGACATCTGCGCGACCTCGGACGGCGGTGCGGCGCTGGTGCTGTCCAGCATGGAGTTCGCCCATGAGCGGGGTGCGGCACGGCCCGTACGGATCCGCGCGGTGTCAACGGTGACGCCGCGCTTCCCCAGCACGGTGCTGGACCTCCCGGACATCGCGACGGATTCCGCCGCGGCGGTCGAGCCCGCCGACGAGACCTTCCGGGCGTCGATCGCACGGACGGCGTACGAGGAGGCGGGCATGGGTCCGGAGGACCTGTCCCTGGCCGAGGTCTACGACTTGTCCACCGCGCTGGAGTTGCAGTGGTACGAGGACCTCGGCCTGTGCGGCGAAGGCGAGGGCGCCAAGTTGCTGCGTGAGGGCGCCACGGCCCTCGGCGGTCGCATACCGGTGAATGTGAGCGGGGGACTGGCCTCCTTCGGTGAGGCGGTACCGGCGCAGGCGATAGCCCAGGTCTGCGAGTTGACCTGGCAGTTGCGCGGCGTGGCCGGTGACCGGCAGGTCGCGGGCGCGGCCGTGGGGATCACAGCGAACCAGGGCCTGTTCGGGCACGGCTCGGCAGTGGTCGCGGTGCGCTGA
- a CDS encoding acetoacetate--CoA ligase: protein MSTVTPPPLWQPDPQRIAQAQITKFQAWAAERHGAPADGGYAALHRWSVDELDTFWKAVTEWFDVRFSTPSTRVLGDRSMPGAQWFPGATLNYAEHALRAAVTRPDEPALLYVDESHEPRPVTWAQLRRQVGSLAAELRALGVRPGDRVSGYLPNIPQAVVALLATAAVGAVWTSCAPDFGARSVLDRFQQVEPVVLFAVDGYRYGGKEHDRRDTVAELRRELPTLRAVVHIPLLGTATPEGALDWSTLTDADAEPDFTQVPFDHPLWVLYSSGTTGLPKAIVQSQGGILVEHLKQLGLHCDLGPADRFFWYTSTGWMMWNFLVSGLLTGTTIVLYDGSPGHPDTGAQWRVAERTGATFFGTSAAYVMACRKAQVHPSRDFDLSKVQCVAITASPLPPDGFRWLHDEVRDDLWIASVSGGTDVCSCFAGAVSTLPVHIGELQAPCLGTDLQSWDPSGRPLVDEVGELVVTNPMPSMPIHFWNDPDGSRYHDSYFAMYPGAWRHGDWITLTSRGSVIIHGRSDSTLNRQGVRMGSADIYEAVERLPEIKESLVIGIEQPDGGYWMPLFVHLIPGAVLDEALRHRIKQTIRQQLSPRHVPDEVIQVPGIPHTLTGKRIEVPVKRLLQGTPLEKAVNPGSIDNLDLLHFYEDLARERA from the coding sequence ATGTCCACCGTGACCCCCCCGCCACTCTGGCAGCCCGATCCGCAGCGGATCGCCCAGGCACAGATCACGAAGTTCCAGGCCTGGGCGGCCGAGCGTCACGGAGCCCCTGCAGACGGCGGCTACGCGGCCCTGCACCGCTGGTCCGTCGACGAGCTGGACACCTTCTGGAAGGCCGTGACGGAGTGGTTCGACGTCCGGTTCTCGACTCCCTCCACGCGCGTGCTGGGTGACCGCTCGATGCCCGGCGCGCAGTGGTTCCCCGGCGCCACCCTGAACTACGCCGAACACGCCCTGCGCGCAGCCGTCACCCGCCCGGACGAGCCCGCGCTGCTGTACGTCGACGAGAGCCACGAACCACGCCCCGTGACCTGGGCGCAACTGCGCCGCCAGGTCGGCTCGCTGGCCGCCGAGCTGCGCGCCCTCGGCGTGCGCCCGGGAGACCGAGTCAGCGGCTATCTGCCGAACATCCCCCAGGCCGTCGTCGCCCTCCTCGCCACCGCCGCCGTCGGCGCCGTCTGGACGTCCTGCGCCCCCGACTTCGGCGCCCGCAGCGTCCTGGACCGCTTCCAGCAGGTCGAACCGGTCGTCCTGTTCGCCGTGGACGGTTACCGTTACGGCGGCAAGGAACACGACCGCCGCGACACAGTCGCCGAACTGCGCCGTGAACTGCCCACCCTGCGCGCCGTCGTCCACATCCCCCTCCTGGGCACCGCGACGCCCGAAGGCGCCCTGGACTGGTCGACCCTGACCGATGCCGACGCGGAGCCCGACTTCACACAGGTGCCCTTCGACCATCCCCTGTGGGTGCTGTACTCCTCCGGCACCACCGGCCTGCCCAAGGCCATCGTCCAGTCCCAGGGCGGCATCCTGGTCGAACACCTCAAGCAACTCGGACTGCACTGCGACCTGGGCCCCGCAGACCGGTTCTTCTGGTACACCTCGACCGGCTGGATGATGTGGAACTTCCTCGTCTCCGGCCTGCTGACCGGCACGACGATCGTCCTGTACGACGGCAGCCCCGGCCACCCCGACACGGGCGCCCAGTGGCGCGTCGCCGAACGCACCGGAGCCACCTTCTTCGGCACCTCCGCCGCGTACGTCATGGCCTGCCGCAAAGCACAGGTGCACCCGTCCCGCGACTTCGACCTGTCCAAGGTGCAGTGCGTCGCCATCACCGCATCACCCCTGCCTCCCGACGGATTCCGCTGGCTGCACGACGAGGTCCGCGACGACCTGTGGATCGCCTCCGTCAGCGGCGGCACGGATGTGTGCTCCTGCTTCGCCGGAGCCGTATCCACCCTCCCCGTACACATCGGCGAGCTCCAGGCACCCTGCCTGGGCACCGACCTGCAGTCCTGGGACCCCAGCGGCAGGCCCCTGGTCGACGAGGTCGGCGAACTCGTGGTCACCAACCCCATGCCGTCGATGCCGATCCACTTCTGGAACGACCCCGACGGCAGCCGCTACCACGACAGCTACTTCGCCATGTATCCCGGAGCGTGGCGGCACGGCGACTGGATCACCCTCACCTCCCGCGGCTCCGTGATCATCCACGGCCGCTCCGACTCCACGCTCAACCGCCAGGGCGTCCGCATGGGCTCCGCCGACATCTACGAAGCCGTCGAACGCCTCCCCGAGATCAAGGAATCCCTCGTCATCGGCATCGAACAGCCCGACGGCGGCTACTGGATGCCCCTCTTCGTGCACCTGATCCCGGGAGCCGTTCTCGACGAGGCGCTCCGCCACCGCATCAAGCAGACCATCCGCCAGCAACTCTCCCCGCGTCACGTCCCCGACGAGGTCATCCAGGTTCCCGGCATCCCGCACACCCTCACCGGCAAGCGCATCGAGGTCCCGGTCAAGCGTCTCCTCCAGGGCACCCCTCTGGAGAAGGCGGTCAACCCGGGCTCCATCGACAACCTCGACCTGCTGCACTTCTACGAGGACCTGGCCCGCGAACGCGCCTGA
- a CDS encoding PTS glucose transporter subunit IIA, protein MTTVTSPLAGRAIGLAEVPDPVFSGAMVGPGTAVDPVREPSEAVAPVDGVIISLHPHAFVVVDDQGHGVLTHLGIDTVQLNGEGFELLVNKGDTVARGQAVVRWNPAAVEAAGKSPVCPVVALEATADSLTDLRDDGDVKAGDSLFAWK, encoded by the coding sequence ATGACCACCGTGACGTCCCCGCTCGCCGGACGCGCCATCGGACTGGCGGAGGTGCCGGATCCGGTCTTCTCCGGCGCCATGGTCGGCCCGGGCACGGCTGTCGATCCCGTGCGTGAGCCCTCCGAGGCCGTCGCGCCCGTGGACGGTGTGATCATCTCGCTGCACCCGCACGCTTTCGTAGTCGTCGACGACCAGGGGCACGGGGTACTCACCCACCTGGGCATCGACACCGTGCAGCTCAACGGCGAGGGCTTCGAGTTGCTCGTGAACAAGGGCGACACGGTGGCGCGTGGCCAGGCCGTGGTGCGCTGGAACCCCGCCGCCGTCGAGGCCGCCGGCAAGTCTCCGGTGTGTCCGGTCGTGGCGCTCGAGGCCACCGCCGACTCCCTCACCGATCTTCGCGACGACGGCGATGTGAAGGCCGGCGACAGTCTCTTCGCCTGGAAGTGA
- a CDS encoding NUDIX domain-containing protein: MSEIQHPTANSVPGSHCSSCGAPYGEGVSGWPRTCPACGTVAYRNPLPVAVAIQPVYDTKGTALVVITRTVAPARGGTALPGGYIDDREDWRQAVTRELREETGIDAAAREVRLADAMSSPDGHLLLFGLLPERPAEGLPRSAATDETEGWHLLRRPEELAFPLHTLAVRAWFEGRYL; encoded by the coding sequence GTGTCCGAAATTCAGCACCCAACTGCCAACTCCGTGCCGGGTTCCCACTGTTCGAGCTGCGGAGCGCCCTACGGAGAGGGCGTCTCCGGCTGGCCCCGCACCTGCCCGGCCTGCGGCACCGTGGCCTACCGCAACCCACTGCCGGTCGCAGTGGCCATCCAGCCCGTGTACGACACCAAAGGCACCGCCCTGGTCGTCATCACCCGCACCGTCGCTCCCGCGCGCGGGGGCACGGCGCTGCCGGGCGGCTACATCGACGACCGGGAGGACTGGCGGCAGGCCGTCACCCGCGAGCTCAGGGAGGAGACAGGCATCGACGCGGCCGCCCGCGAGGTGCGGCTGGCCGACGCCATGAGCTCACCCGACGGCCATCTGCTGCTCTTCGGGCTCCTCCCGGAACGCCCGGCCGAAGGTCTGCCGCGGTCCGCCGCCACCGACGAGACCGAGGGCTGGCACCTGCTGCGCCGCCCGGAGGAGCTCGCCTTCCCGCTCCACACTCTCGCCGTACGCGCCTGGTTCGAGGGCCGGTACCTCTGA
- a CDS encoding GGDEF domain-containing protein: protein MHSWTDTLRFAFQPVVNLATGGVTALEVLARPESGDILAEARRDPELDGRLAVSALRAAARAERLLPLHVNVFAATLADLGGLGPLQDAVREARRMPSEVTLDIVPPFTHVPRQALLEAVTVLRGQGFRISADGVGDGDLPLRLLTDLAPDLVKLDSSLLARPAAVRAMRTLCEHTGALLAVEGVETERQYAVALSAGAQLAQGDLFAPPARLPATDVYVPPRSPEVVTAPRSGPSVREFLRPAALLPACASAGEVRALLTGSPDVSGVLLVDPSGVPVRSVHRSRFLLRMSSRYGHALYADRPAAKLGDPPRTVGIDATAWEVLDVVAVGGRDRTSDDVAVVDRHGRCVGVVRLADLVRALAESRIEEAARLNPLTRLPGSEAITSEVDRRIAAGRTFTLSWLDIDHFKQVNDGAGFAAGDQLIRSVGQALQRAATGSTRVGHIGGDDFLVLADPDRLDSLVAAVLDAPWSADGLSVTLSLATVVCGAGSVSGHQQAAACLAPLKKTAKALHGASWVLGRAGRTGHEIRRGAPAATAQAG from the coding sequence GTGCACTCGTGGACGGATACTCTCCGCTTCGCCTTCCAGCCCGTGGTCAACCTTGCCACCGGCGGGGTAACGGCGCTGGAGGTCCTGGCCCGCCCGGAGAGCGGGGACATCCTGGCCGAGGCGCGCCGCGACCCCGAACTCGACGGCCGGCTGGCCGTGTCGGCGCTGCGCGCGGCAGCCCGCGCGGAGAGGCTGCTACCGCTCCACGTCAACGTGTTCGCCGCGACTCTCGCCGACCTCGGCGGCCTGGGCCCGCTGCAGGACGCCGTGCGCGAGGCACGGCGGATGCCGTCGGAGGTCACGCTCGACATCGTGCCGCCCTTCACCCACGTACCGCGGCAGGCCCTGCTGGAGGCGGTCACGGTCCTGCGGGGGCAGGGATTCCGGATCAGCGCGGACGGTGTCGGCGACGGCGACCTGCCGCTGCGGCTGCTCACCGACCTCGCCCCGGACCTGGTGAAGCTCGACTCCTCGCTGCTGGCGAGGCCCGCGGCGGTACGGGCGATGCGCACGCTGTGCGAGCACACCGGGGCGCTGCTGGCCGTCGAGGGCGTGGAGACCGAACGGCAGTACGCGGTCGCGCTGTCGGCCGGGGCGCAGCTGGCGCAGGGTGACCTGTTCGCGCCTCCCGCCCGCCTGCCGGCCACGGACGTGTACGTTCCGCCCCGCTCCCCCGAAGTCGTGACGGCCCCGCGTTCGGGGCCGTCGGTGCGGGAGTTCCTGCGGCCCGCGGCGCTCCTGCCCGCATGTGCCTCCGCCGGCGAGGTGCGGGCGCTGCTGACCGGGTCGCCCGACGTGTCGGGCGTGCTCCTCGTGGACCCGTCCGGGGTGCCGGTCCGGTCGGTGCACCGTTCCCGCTTTCTGCTGAGGATGTCGAGCCGCTACGGCCACGCCCTGTACGCGGACCGTCCGGCCGCCAAGCTGGGCGACCCGCCGCGTACCGTCGGCATCGACGCCACGGCCTGGGAGGTACTGGACGTCGTCGCGGTCGGTGGCCGGGACCGCACGTCGGACGACGTGGCGGTCGTCGACCGGCATGGGCGCTGCGTGGGTGTCGTACGGCTGGCGGACCTCGTACGGGCGCTGGCCGAGTCGCGGATCGAGGAGGCGGCGCGCCTCAATCCGCTGACGCGGCTGCCCGGCTCGGAGGCGATCACGAGCGAGGTGGACCGGCGGATCGCGGCCGGGCGGACGTTCACGCTGAGCTGGCTGGACATCGACCATTTCAAGCAGGTCAACGACGGCGCCGGGTTCGCGGCGGGCGACCAGCTGATCCGCTCGGTGGGACAGGCGCTGCAGCGCGCCGCCACCGGGTCCACCCGTGTGGGGCACATCGGCGGTGACGACTTCCTGGTGCTGGCCGATCCCGACCGGCTGGACTCGCTGGTCGCCGCCGTACTGGACGCGCCCTGGTCGGCCGACGGCCTTTCGGTCACGCTGTCCCTGGCCACGGTCGTGTGCGGGGCGGGCAGTGTGAGCGGCCACCAGCAGGCCGCCGCCTGTCTGGCACCTCTGAAGAAGACGGCGAAGGCCCTCCATGGCGCCAGTTGGGTTCTGGGCCGAGCGGGCAGAACCGGCCACGAGATCCGCAGGGGTGCGCCGGCGGCCACCGCACAGGCGGGGTGA
- the ptsP gene encoding phosphoenolpyruvate--protein phosphotransferase has product METTLRGVGVSHGVAIGEVRHMGTAVLEPPAKQIPAEEAEREQGRARQAVEAVAADLMARGNLAGGEAQAVLEAQAMMAQDPELIADVERRIAVGSTAERAVYDAFAAYRDLLAGAGEYLAGRVADLDDVRNRIVARLLGVPMPGVPDSDEPYVLVARDLAPADTALLDPTLVLGFVTEEGGPTSHSAILARALGVPAVVALPGAGELAEGTMIAVDGSTGEIFVNPSDDKKAQLEAVAAERRAALAASTGPGATSDGHKVPLLANIGGPADVAAAVEAGAEGVGLFRTEFLFLDDSKKAPSQEKQVEAYRQVLEAFPEGRVVVRVLDAGADKPLDFLTPADEPNPALGVRGLRTLLDHPEVLRTQLAALAEAAEGLPVYLEVMAPMVADRADARAFADACRTAGLRAKVGAMVEIPSAALRARAILQEVEFLSLGTNDLAQYTFAADRQVGAVSRLQDPWQPALLDLVAMAAEAAKAEGKSCGVCGEAASDPLLACVLTGLGVTSLSMGAASIPHVRATLAKYTMAQCERAAAAARAADSADDARHAAQAVLSGE; this is encoded by the coding sequence ATGGAGACAACACTGCGAGGCGTTGGTGTGAGCCACGGAGTGGCGATCGGCGAGGTTCGGCACATGGGTACTGCGGTCCTGGAGCCGCCCGCCAAGCAGATCCCGGCGGAGGAGGCGGAGCGCGAACAGGGGCGCGCCCGTCAGGCCGTGGAGGCGGTGGCCGCCGACCTGATGGCGCGGGGCAACCTGGCCGGCGGCGAGGCCCAGGCGGTGCTCGAAGCCCAGGCCATGATGGCGCAGGACCCCGAGCTGATCGCGGATGTCGAGCGGCGCATCGCCGTCGGCAGTACGGCGGAGCGGGCGGTGTACGACGCGTTCGCCGCCTACCGGGACCTGCTGGCCGGTGCGGGTGAGTACCTCGCGGGTCGCGTGGCCGACCTCGACGATGTGCGGAATCGTATCGTCGCCCGGCTGCTGGGGGTTCCCATGCCGGGTGTGCCCGACAGCGACGAACCCTACGTCCTGGTCGCCCGCGACTTGGCGCCGGCGGACACGGCGCTGCTCGACCCGACGCTCGTGCTCGGCTTCGTGACCGAGGAGGGCGGGCCGACGAGCCACAGCGCGATTCTGGCGCGGGCTCTGGGTGTGCCGGCCGTCGTGGCGCTGCCTGGCGCCGGTGAGCTGGCCGAGGGCACGATGATCGCGGTGGACGGCAGTACCGGCGAGATCTTCGTGAACCCCAGCGACGACAAGAAGGCGCAGTTGGAGGCCGTGGCCGCTGAGCGCAGGGCCGCCCTGGCCGCGTCGACCGGGCCCGGTGCCACTTCCGACGGTCACAAGGTGCCGTTGCTGGCCAACATCGGCGGTCCCGCGGATGTGGCGGCGGCGGTCGAGGCCGGCGCCGAGGGCGTTGGCCTTTTCAGGACGGAGTTCCTGTTCCTGGACGACAGCAAGAAGGCGCCTTCCCAGGAGAAGCAGGTCGAGGCGTACCGGCAGGTGCTGGAGGCCTTCCCCGAGGGCCGTGTCGTGGTGCGGGTGCTGGACGCGGGCGCGGACAAGCCGCTCGACTTCCTGACTCCGGCGGACGAGCCGAACCCGGCTCTCGGCGTGCGGGGCCTGCGGACCCTCCTCGACCATCCCGAGGTGCTGCGCACGCAGCTTGCGGCGCTGGCCGAGGCGGCCGAGGGGCTGCCGGTCTATCTCGAGGTCATGGCGCCGATGGTCGCCGACCGGGCGGATGCCAGGGCGTTCGCGGACGCCTGCCGCACGGCGGGGTTGCGGGCGAAGGTCGGTGCGATGGTCGAGATTCCGTCGGCCGCGTTGCGGGCACGGGCGATCCTGCAGGAGGTGGAGTTCCTGTCGCTGGGGACCAATGACCTGGCGCAGTACACGTTCGCGGCAGACCGCCAGGTGGGTGCGGTGTCGCGCCTGCAGGACCCCTGGCAGCCCGCACTGCTCGACCTGGTGGCGATGGCCGCCGAGGCGGCGAAGGCCGAGGGCAAGAGCTGCGGAGTCTGTGGTGAGGCCGCCTCCGACCCACTGCTCGCGTGTGTGCTGACGGGGCTGGGTGTCACCTCCTTGTCCATGGGTGCGGCGTCGATTCCCCATGTCCGGGCGACTCTCGCCAAGTACACGATGGCCCAGTGCGAGCGTGCGGCTGCGGCTGCGCGTGCCGCGGACAGCGCCGACGACGCGCGCCACGCGGCTCAGGCGGTGTTGTCCGGCGAGTGA
- a CDS encoding zinc ribbon domain-containing protein, whose protein sequence is MVAGWFAGEGDGFRLLGTRCSACASVFFPREDVHCRNPGCSGGNLEEVPLSRSGRVWSYTDSRYRPPSPYVSDPELPWRPYALIAVELEPERIVVLGQASDGVGVADLAVGMEVEIVPGVLYEDAETTWTTWKWRPTGAGA, encoded by the coding sequence GTGGTCGCCGGGTGGTTCGCCGGTGAGGGGGACGGCTTCCGTCTCCTCGGCACGCGGTGCTCCGCCTGCGCCTCCGTCTTCTTTCCCCGGGAGGACGTTCACTGCCGCAATCCAGGATGTTCCGGCGGAAACCTGGAGGAGGTTCCGCTCTCCCGGAGCGGACGGGTGTGGTCGTACACGGACAGCCGGTACCGGCCTCCGTCACCGTATGTGAGTGATCCGGAACTTCCCTGGCGCCCGTACGCGTTGATCGCCGTGGAGCTGGAGCCGGAGCGGATCGTGGTCCTGGGACAGGCCTCTGACGGGGTCGGCGTCGCGGATCTGGCGGTGGGCATGGAGGTGGAGATCGTCCCCGGCGTGCTGTACGAGGACGCGGAGACGACGTGGACGACGTGGAAGTGGCGGCCGACGGGGGCGGGGGCATGA